A DNA window from Synergistaceae bacterium contains the following coding sequences:
- a CDS encoding PFL family protein, which translates to MLNISDIMQTVNMIDHQHLDIRTITLGISLYDCASSDIHKCARKIHDKICRKAENLVKVGCEIENEYGIPIVNKRISVTPIAEIAASCESGDYSVIGHALNDAAKECGVNFIGGFSALVHKGFTESDKRLIASIPQTLAGTELVCSSVNVATTKAGINMDAVAMMGRIIKETANLTADKNGLGCAKLVVFANAVEDNPFMAGAFHGAGEPECVINVGVSGPGVVWRALKDVKGESFDVVAETVKRTAFRITRMGQVVANAASERLGIPFGIVDLSLAPTPAKGDSVARILEEMGLKVCGTHGTTAALALLNDAVKKGGVMASGHVGGLSGAFIPVSEDEGMIHAVKSGNLSVEKLEAMTCVCSVGLDMIAVPGDTSAETIAAIIADESAIGVINNKTTAVRIIPAPGKSVGDSVEFGGLLGNAPVMRVNNAGSGEFIARGGRIPAPIHSLRN; encoded by the coding sequence ATGCTGAATATTTCTGACATAATGCAGACGGTCAACATGATCGACCATCAGCATTTAGACATACGGACAATAACGCTTGGTATATCTTTGTACGACTGCGCCTCATCCGACATTCACAAATGCGCCCGCAAGATTCATGACAAGATTTGCAGGAAGGCAGAAAATCTCGTGAAGGTCGGCTGTGAAATCGAGAATGAGTACGGGATTCCCATCGTCAACAAAAGAATCTCCGTTACTCCAATCGCCGAAATTGCCGCGTCATGTGAAAGCGGTGATTATTCCGTAATCGGCCATGCACTGAATGATGCCGCGAAAGAATGCGGGGTAAATTTTATCGGGGGATTCTCTGCGTTAGTGCATAAGGGATTCACTGAGTCTGACAAAAGATTAATCGCCTCAATTCCTCAGACACTCGCGGGAACGGAGCTTGTATGTTCGTCCGTAAACGTTGCCACAACGAAAGCCGGAATCAACATGGACGCAGTTGCGATGATGGGACGAATCATAAAGGAGACGGCAAATCTTACGGCGGACAAAAACGGACTCGGCTGCGCGAAACTCGTAGTATTTGCGAACGCTGTAGAAGATAATCCGTTCATGGCCGGAGCGTTTCACGGAGCGGGCGAGCCTGAATGCGTGATAAATGTCGGAGTGTCAGGGCCGGGCGTTGTGTGGCGTGCGCTGAAAGATGTAAAGGGAGAAAGTTTTGACGTTGTAGCCGAGACTGTGAAGCGTACAGCCTTCCGCATTACGCGAATGGGTCAGGTTGTGGCTAATGCAGCGTCAGAAAGATTAGGGATTCCTTTCGGGATTGTCGATCTGTCATTGGCACCGACTCCCGCAAAGGGCGATTCTGTTGCGCGTATTCTTGAGGAGATGGGACTCAAAGTCTGCGGGACTCACGGGACAACGGCGGCACTTGCGTTGCTGAATGACGCAGTGAAGAAAGGCGGAGTGATGGCTTCCGGCCATGTCGGGGGATTGTCGGGTGCGTTTATCCCGGTGAGCGAGGACGAGGGAATGATTCACGCGGTGAAGTCGGGGAATCTCTCAGTCGAAAAGCTAGAGGCTATGACGTGCGTATGCTCCGTAGGTCTCGACATGATAGCAGTACCGGGAGACACGAGCGCGGAGACTATAGCGGCGATAATTGCGGACGAGTCAGCGATCGGAGTCATCAACAACAAGACGACAGCCGTTAGAATTATCCCTGCTCCGGGGAAGAGTGTCGGAGATTCCGTTGAGTTTGGCGGGTTATTGGGCAATGCTCCCGTAATGCGCGTGAATAATGCGGGAAGCGGTGAATTTATCGCGAGGGGAGGAAGAATCCCGGCACCGATTCACAGCTTGAGGAATTAA